Genomic segment of Corynebacterium appendicis CIP 107643:
ATCAGCGCCAGAACGAAGTTGTAGTAGAGCTGACCCGACAACGCCGCGATCTGGTACTCCTTGCCGATCGACATAAGGAGCTCCAGCCCCTGATCGACGATGAAGTACGCAATCACCGCGCCGGACACGAACAATGTGACGGCGAGGCTGACGAAACTCAAGGTCCAGCGGCGCTCGTTCTTGTGCAGGCCCGGCGTGATGAACGCCCAGATCTGGTACAGCCACACGGGTGACGCGAACACGAGGCCCGCCAGGAAGCCGACCTTCATGCGCAGCATGAACATCTCGAACGGCGTCGTCGCGATCAGGCGGCACGAGCCGTCTGCGGTCAGGTCGGCACGCAACTCGGGCGGAAGAGAGCAGTACGGCCGGCGGATGAGCTCGCCGAGCGGCATGACCGGACCAGGCGCCCACTGGTACCAGATGAAGCCGACGATGGTGCCCGCGAGGATCGCCAGCAGCGAGACGACCACACGGCGGCGCAGCTCCTGAAGGTGCTCCGTGAGCGACATGATCCCCTCGGGATCACGCTTTGCCCGCACCTTGGGGTTTTTCCGCGCCCGTGTCGGGCGCTTTGGTGAAACCTGTTGTCCCACGGGGTGCGCTTAAGCGTTCGGGTTCGTGCCCGGCTGGTTCGGCTGCTGCTGGTTCTGCGGCTGGTTCCAGAAACCCTGCTCGACGCTCTGCTGCGCCTGGTTTGCCGGGCCCTGGGTGATCTCGCGCGGCTGCTCGTTTTGCTGCGGCGCGTCTGTCGTCGCAGTCGCTGCACCTGCGCCCTGCTGCTTGCCGTCGTTCTGCATCTCGTTGACCTCGGACTTGAAGATGCGCGCGGAGCGGCCTACCGAGCGGGCGAGCTCAGGCAGCTTCGTCGCGCCGAAGAGAAGCAGGACAACGAAGACGACGAGGAGGATTTCCCATGGGCCAACACTCATTGGTTTTCCTTTCGGAGTATTTCTATGTGCGCCTTCGAGCGCGGGGCGCGTCGTTCAAGCCTTAAGCATAACGCTCGAGCCCCGCGGATCCTGCAGCGGCGACGGCTTGTGCGATATGCGGGGGTGAAACCACTCTCACGCGGTCGGCTTGACTCAGGCAGAATCGGATCAGCCAATCGTCGCTTCCGTACGGCATTGTCGCAGCGACCCAACCGTGCTCGGTTTCATTTTCGCTGCGTGTATCGGCTAGCTCGATCTGCCAGTAGTCCGCCAGCCACGTCGCCTCGGAGGCGATCCGCAGCTCCGCCACATTCGCCTGGCGGAAGCCGAAGGGGTCGTCGGCGTCGTAGGTGACTTTGGGGGCCGGGGTGGACGGGACGTCGAGAAGCTGCGCATCTTTGATGCGGTCCAAGCGGAACGTCTTGGCGTCACCGTCCTCGAAGGCTGAGAGGTACGTGTTGCCGTCGCGGTGGAACAGCCCCATCGGCGAGACCGCGCGGGCGCGCAGCGTGTCGGAGGTCGCGGAATAGTACGTCAGTTCCAGCATCCGGCGCTGCGAAAGAGCCTGGGAGACCACAGCTTCCGGGCCCGAAGTCTGCGGCTGTTCCGCATCGGGGACGCCTTTTGCACGCATGACGTCGCGGAGTTTCTGCGCCGCGGAATTGACTGCGCGCTGATCCACCAAACCCGGCATGGTCTCCAGCGACTCAAGGGTGAGCAGCAGGGCATTCGCTTCCGTAGGTGTGAGGCGCAGCGGCGTATTCAGCCCCTGATCGTCGATGACCGTGACACCGGTCCACTCGGCGGCTAAGTCGATGAGCTCGCCCGGGCCGCTGCCCACGCCAGACATCTGCAGGCGGCGCAGGTCGTCCATCACCTCGGCCGGCGAGTGCCCCAGGTCGCGGGCGATCTCCATCGGCGTGGCGTGCGGGTGCTGGTGCAGATACGGAATCAGGTTCAGCGCCCGCACCAAGGCTGCGAGCTTTTCCGGGCTGTCTTTTCTCGCCTCAGCCATGAGCGCTCTCCCCTCTTGCTGTCTGTTCCGCGGCGGCACGAAGCAGCGCGACGACATCGGCGCGGACATCGGCCGGCTCCACCACCACGGCATCGGGCGCGGAGCTCGCAGCCGTGCGCACGAGCCAGTCGCGTTCAACGTTGGTGAGGGCCACGGTGCCGTCGTCACGCATTGTGCCCGCGTTGACGAGCTCGTGCGAAGTTCCTTCCTCGACGCGGATCACGGCGTCGACGACGGGGCCACGCAGGGAATCTTCGACGACGTGCTGCAACGGCCTGTCCGGTTGGTGGAAATCGTCCGCCTTGACCTTGCGGACATCGCTGACCCGCACGGCGCGGAAACTCCGCTCGGCGCCGCGCTCCACGTCGAAACCCACGACGTACGCGCGGTTGTTGAGCGCGACAATCCCCCACGGGTCCATCGTGCGCGTCTGCGGAGTGGCCGTCGGTGAGGGACGGTACGTGAAACGCATGCGGGTGTTCGAGCGCACGCATGCGGTCACGGCGGTGACGGTGTCCGCGTCGAGGCGAGAAATATCGTTGTCTAGCGCGGCGATGGGCGGCGCGTCGAAGGTGCGGGTGGCGCCGCCCGCGGCGATCTTCGTCCACCCGGAACGCGCGAAGGCGCCGAGGCTTCCTGCCGTGCCGAGGTCGCCGGCGAGGCCGAGCACAAACGCTTCGTCGTCCGTGAACGCAATGGGCGGCAGCTCGTAGACGTCCTTATCCACCCAGATCAGGCCGTTCTCCATGCGGGCGGGCACGCCTGCGCGGCGCAGGGAGCGCACGTCGCGGCCGAGCATGCGCGTCAGCGCGATATCGGTGCGGTCCTTGTACCCCTCGACGTGGGTGCGCACCCACTCGTACTCGCGGGGTGTGGCGGAGCCGAGCAATGCGAAGGTGAGGTTGGTCAGCCTCTCGATGACATCGATGTGGCCCGGCGTGTCAGCCACGGATCCCTCCCTGCGCGTCGTTCAAGTGCTCGCGGTTAGTCTCCATATAGCTAAGCAGATCGTCGACGCGCGCGTCGGACGTGGCGAAGGGATCCTGCAGGTCTACCGTCTGCGGCTCCGGGCGATCGACCTTGAGATGCACCCAGTCCACTGTGTAGCGGGCGCCGAGCTCCCGGGCGCGGGCCAGAAATTCAGCGCGCATGGCGGCACGAGTCGTCTGCGGCGCGGTGTGCGCGGCCTGCGCGATCGCCTCATCCGTGGTCCACCGATTCACCATGCCTTTTCGCTGGAGCAGGTAGAACAATCCGCGCTCGCGGTCGATGTCGTGGTAGGCCAAATCGATTTGCGCGAGCTTCGGGTGGTCCCAGTCGCCGCCGAGGCGCGCGCGGTAGCGCTCAAGCAAGTCGCGCTTGATCACCCAGTCGATCTCGCCGGCGACAGGCCCGAAGTCCTGGCTCTCGACGCAGGCCAGCACTCGGCCCCACAACTCCACGACGCGGGCGAGTTCCTCGTTGGGCGTGCCTTCATCCGGGCGCTGATCCAGCCACTTTTCTGCGGCGGCGTGCACGGCGCGCTGGACCTTCAACGCCGTGACCGTGGAACCGTCCTTCAGCTCCAGCGGAGTCTGGCCGCTCGGATCGAGGGCGATCTCCTTGATGTGCGCGATCGGGTCGGAGACGTCGAAGGCGGGCATCTCCCAGTCCGCTTCGAGCATCTCGATGACCAGCTGCGTCGAGCCCACTTTTAGCGCGGACGTCGGCTCCGCCATATTCGAGTCGCCCACGATGACGTGCATGCGGCGGAACCGGCTCGAATCGCCGTGGGGCTCGTCGCGGGTGTTGATGATCGGCCGCGTCCTCGTCGTCGCCGACGACACCCCTTCCCACACTTGGCCCGCGCGCTGGGACAGCACGAACTGCCCGTCTTTGGTGATCATGCCCGCGCCGCACAAAAGCTGGCGGGTGATCAAAAAAGGCAGCAGCCGTTTACCGAAGTGCTTGAGCGACAGCTCCCGGCTGATCAGGTAGTTCTCGTGCGTGCCGTAGGAATTGCCGGCGGAATCGACATTGTTCTTGAACAGGTAGACATCCCCGCCGATGCCCTCCGCCGCGAGCGCTTCCTGCGCCTGCACGGCAAGCTCGTTGAAGATCAGCTCACCCGCCTTGTCGTGGTTGAGCAACTGCGTCAACGAGTCGCATTCCGCGGTCGCGTATTCCGGGTGCGCGCCCACGTCGAGGTAAAGCCGCGCGGCGTTCTTAGTGAAGATATTCGTGCTCTTATACTGCGCCACGACCGGGCGGAAGAGGTACCGCGCGATCTCCTCCGGCCGCAGAACAGCGGCGCCGCCGCGGATGGCGGTGAGACCGAATTCGGTCTCGATGCCCATGATGCGGCGCGGGTACACCGCCACTACTGGCCGCCCTTCTGCACGTAGGAGCGGACGAATTCCTCGGCGTTGGTGTCCAGCAACGCGTCGATCTCGTCGAGCAGGTCGTCGGTGCCGGTCGTATTCACGTTCACCTGGCCGGCGTTTCGCGCGTCGCCCGGCTCGCCTTCGCCGTTATCGCCGCCGCCAGAAATATTGATCTGATCCTGTGCCATGCCTCTACCCTACTTTCCGTCCACGAGCGCAGCGACGAGGTCGTCCACGCCCGCCGCACGATCGAGCAATTCTCCGACTTCCACACGCGTGAATCCGTCTACCGCGTTCAATGCCACCGTCCGCGGGCCCTGCGCGGTGTCGAATTGGATCGACTGCCAGCTCGACGCGATCACATCTTCGCCGAATTCGGCTGCGACGCGTCCACGGAAATACGCCCGCGAATTCTCCGGCGGGTGCGCGGCGGCGTGCGCGATCTCCTCCTCGCTCGCCAGCGTGCGCATCCGCCCCGCGCGCACGAGTGCGTGGTACAGCGACTTCGCTGGGTCAATATCCGCGTACTGCAGATCCACCGCTTTCAACTTGGCGTCGCTCCACGGCAGGCCGCGGTCGACATACCCCTTGCTCAGCGCGTATTTCGCCGTCCAATCCAACCTGTCCGCTGTCGACAACGGGTCGCGCTCAAGGTCGCCCAGCACCTCGTCCCACAGTTCGAGCACGCGCTTATCGACGTCTGACTGTTCCCCTTCCCCACCGCTAACCCGGCGCAGATACTCGCGCTGAAGGGAGATGGGGGTAAGACAGCGGCCGTCGCTAAGCGAAAGCTCGTGGGTGAGCGTGAGGTCGCGCGATGTGGCCTTGAGTTCGGCGACCGGGTTTTTCAAGCGCAGGTCGCTGAAATCGACGCCGTTTTCGATCGCGTCGAGCAAGAGCTTCGTCGCGCCGATTTTCAGGAAATTCGCGTAATGCGACATATTCGCGTCGCCGATGATGACGTGCAGGCGGCCGAACTGCGTCGCATCCGCGTGCGGCTCGTCGCGCGTGTTGATGATGCCGCGGTTCAGGGTCGTCTCCAGCGAGACCTCCTGGAAGAAATAGTCCGCGCGCTGCGAAATCTGGAAGCCGTCTTCTTCACCTTCCTCCCCGATGCCGACGCGGCCCGCGCCCGCGAAGATCTGCCGGGTGACGAAGAACGGGATGAGCCCCGCCGCGATGTCCTCGAACGGCGTGTCCCGCGAGTACTGGTAATTCTCGTGCGAACCGTACGAGGCGCCCTTGCCGTCGACGTTGTTCTTATAGAACTTCAACGGCGGGCACGGATCGTGCCCCTCGAGCACGCTGACGCCCTCGTGATAAAGCTGCGCGACACGCTCCGCCGCCTGGCGCAAGATGAGGTCCCCCGCCGCGTCGTACACCATCGCGCTGTACGCGTCCGCGACCTCCGGCGAAGAGTATTCCGGGTGCGCGTGGTCGACGTAGAACCGCGCCCCGTTGGAGGTGACCACGTTGGCCACCCCAATCGCATTCGGTGCCACTACCGGGACTGTCTGGTAGCGCTTCAAATCGAAACCGCGGCTGTCTTTGAGCGGGTGCTCGGCCTGGTAATCCCAGCGAGCGCGAGCCGCCGTGTTCATCGCCGCGTACGCCACCACCGCATGCGTCGAGCTCACAATCGGACTCAACGCTTGGTCGTCTGGCGTGGTGATGCCGTATTCCGTCTCGGTACCCATGAAACGCGTCATGGTTTCCGAGCCTAGCGGGTCATACTCTCCACGGTTCTGCCGGATCGCTGGCCCGATCATTCGCCTTTGTCGCCGACGGAACCGAGGCTTCAGGCTTTGCGGCACTCCCCCTCATCGCATCGACACATGTGGGTTCTATTGCATCCCATTTTGGGGTACATTCCGGTATATGAGGTCAACGACTAGGCAAATCTCCCTCCGCATCTCTGAGCCGCTCGTAAACGCGATGGACGAAGCAGTCAAGTCCGGACTGGCGAAGAGTCGGGCCGAGCTTGTTGACGGAGCGGTTGAGCGCGAACTCCGTCGCCTCATCACCCTGCGGGATCTCGAGACCATTGCCGCGGATCCCGACCCCGAGATTGACTTCATTGTCAACGCCGCGAAAGGACGTGTCCGCTTTGACGATTGACGCGGGCGATAAGCCAAGAGCCTACGAGCGCCGCGAGATCAGGATGGTCAGACTGGATAAAGTCCGCCCAGCAGTGATCCTTACGCGTCAATTGGCAGTGGGCCGTTTGTCCACTGTCACCGTCCTGCCCGTCACGTCGACGATCCGGGAATTGGCCACCGAGGTCGTTCTCGATGAAACCAACGGTCTCGACCACGTCAGCGTCGCCAACACCGACAACGTGATGACCGTCCCCTTTAATGACGTCTTGCACCACGTCGGCTACCTCTCCTTCACGCAGGAGAACCAGCTCGCATCCGCACTGGCCTTCGCGTTCAACCTCGAAATAAGGCTCTGATCTGAGTCGCCTGTGCGTTACCACCCGCGCTCGGCGAGGCGGTGCGGCGCCGGGAGATCTGCGACGTTGATGCCGACCATGGCTTCGCCCAGGCCGCGCGAGGCTTCCGCGACGGCGGCGATGTCGTCGTAGTTCTTCGTGGCCGCGACGACGGCGGCCGCACGCTCGGCGGGCTTGCCGGACTTGAAGATGCCGGAGCCCACGAACACACCGTCCGCGCCGAGCTGCATCATCAGCGCGGCATCCGCCGGAGTGGCCACACCGCCAGCGACGAACAGCGGCACCGGAAGACGGCCGTGTTCCGCGACCCACGCGACCAACTCGTACGGTGCCTGAAGTTCCTTGGCCGCGACGTAGAGCTCATCGCGGTTGCCGTTCCACTTCGCCTGCAGCCCGGTGATCTCAGCGGTGATCGTGCGCAGGTGCTTCGTTGCCTCCGACACATCACCCGTGCCCGCCTCGCCCTTGGAGCGGATCATCGCCGCACCTTCGTTGATGCGTCGCAGGGCCTCCCCCAGATTCGTCGCGCCGCACACGAACGGCACGTCGAAACTGCGCTTGTCGATGTGGTTGACGTAGTCTGCCGGGCTCAGCACCTCTGACTCGTCCACATAGTGGACACCGAGGTGCTGCAGGATCTGCGCTTCCACGGTGTGGCCGATGCGGGCCTTCGCCATGACGGGGATGTCCACCGCAGACAGGATCCCCTCGATCAGCTCCGGATCGGACATGCGCGCCACACCGCCCTGCGCACGGATATCAGCGGGCACGCGTTCGAGCGCCATCACTGCGACAGCGCCGGCATCGGCAGCGATTGTCGCCTGCTCCGGCGTGACCACATCCATGATCACTCCGCCGCGGAACGAATCAGTCAATTCAGTGTTGGACATATCAGTTGTAAACGTCATGCGCTCCAGCATCGCCCGCCGACTGGTAGATTCCAAGAGCCAGCACTCCGCGATTTCTTTGGACCAGTTGCATTGCTTATCGACGTCACCCGCTCCCTCCCCATCCCCCTGACCGCCCAAGTCGCAGCCTCTCTCCGGTCAGCGATCGCCTCCGGCTCCCTGCGCCCCGGGGACGAAGTTCCCTCCACCCGTGTGCTCGCCCGCCAAGCAGGTGTGTCCCGCGGCACCGTCGTCACCGCCTACGACCAGCTGGTCAGCGAAGGATATCTCGTGGCCACCCAAGGTGCGCCGACCCGAGTGAACCCCTCCCTACCCGCTGCGCAGGACGCCGAAACCCCACGTGCGTCCGGGTTCGGCCTGTCGCGCACCTCGCAGCCGAGGCAACCTGCGCCGACACCCGCTACTGCGACTCACCGGCGCCCCACCGCGACGATCTCTCTCAAGCCGTCCTCAGGCCAGGCCGGCGCGATCCGACCCGCTGCGTGGAGGCAGGCATGGCGGGAAGCGGCAGCGGAACCCGGCATCGCGACGGAGCCGACCGGTCAAGAACAGCTTCGCGAGGCCATCGCGGAGCATTTGAGGATGGGGCGGGGGTTGAACGTCGATAAGCATGATGTCGTGGTGACGGGCGGAACCCGCGAAGGGCTGGTTCTCGCGCTCATGGCCTTGGGCTCCGGCACGCGCCTCCGCGTGGGAGTGGAAGATCCCGGCCACCCGGGACTGCGCAATGTCGTTCCTCTCACCGGAAATACGGTCGTGCCGTGCGCCGTCGACGAGGCCGGCGTGGACATTGACTTAACTCCGGACGATCTCGACGCCCTGCTGGTCACCCCGTCGTACCAGTACCCCCTCGGCGCATCGATGCCCGCCGCGCGACGCCGCGCACTGCTCGACTGGGCCGCAGCTACCGGCACAGTCATCATCGAAGACGATTTCAACGCCGAGCTGCGGTACCGCACCTCCCCCGTCCCTCCGCTCGCCGCGCTTCGGGACGAAGCGGATGTGGTCACCCTAGGCACCTTCACTACCCTGCTCAACAGGTCGGCCGCATCCGGGTATGTGGCTGCATCAGCGCCTCTTGCAGACGGCATCCGACGCACCCGCACTGTCATGGGCATGCCGGTTTCCGCAGTCACCCAGCTCGCCATCGCTCACCTGCTGCGAAATGGTCATGTGCGCCGAAATACAAAGGCGGTGCACAACCGCCTCGCCAAGCGTCGCGAGATCGTCGCCGCCGAGATCATTCCGGAACTCACGCGGCGTGGCGCCACGGTGACCGAGATGGCCGAATCCAACGGCGTCGATCTCGCCATCACCTTCCCCTCCCCCGCCGCGCGCGACGCCTACGCCCGCGAACTATCGGACCAGGGCATAGAAAGCGGCCGCCTCGACGCCCTGTGGTCAGGACGCGACGACGGCCTTATTGTGAGCTTCGCCCACCTCACCGAACCAGACTTCCGCAGAGTGCTCGAGGTGATGCGAAGCGGCAGCTCAACTTAGAACGGGAGCTTGAACGGCAGGTTGCCGCCCTGAGACTGCAGGAAGTTGAAGATGCCTGCAAGCAGTGCCAGGCCTGCCAGGCCACCGAGCACACCGTCAAGGATCTTCTTCTGTTTGTCGCCGAGGGAGGAGCCTTCACCGATGCTGGAGCCGTCGCCGGAGCCCTTGCCGATGCTGGAAAAACAGTTTTGCCCACAACTATTTCGTTGATTTTCGTGGGAACGTCCTGTCAGTTCACTGGCTACAGCACTTCAGCAGCGACAACGCGCTTGCCCGTCCGGCCCGTAATGCGCGCCCACTCATCCGGATTGGACACGTTCGGCATGTCTTCGCTCTCGTCCTGCTCGGCGCGCACAGCCGCGCGCAGGTGTTCTGCAGTCACGCCGCGTCCCTGACCGTCGATCTCGGCCTTGATCGCCAGCTTCTTCGCGCGATCGACAATATTCGCGATCATCGCGCCCGAAACGAAGTCCGCGTAGTGCAAGGTCTCGGCAGTGCCGTCCACCAGTGTCAATTTCACAAACGGGCGGGGGGCAAAGAGCTTGTCGACGGCAGCGTCGATAAGCATTTCCGTGCTTTCCTCATGGGGGACGCTGTCTGTGAGGTAACGCGCGAAGATTTCCCGCGCTTCCGCGCGATCCGGGCGGTCGATGCGGATCTTGATGTCCAGGCGCCCCGGGCGCAGAATCGCCGGGTCGATGAGCTCTTCGCGGTTGGTCGCGCCGATCACGATGACGTTCGCGATATCCTCGACGCCGTCGATTTCGGTGAGCAACTGCGGCACCACGGTGGTCTCCATATCGGAGGAGACGCCCGATCCGCGCGTGCGGAAGATCGACTCCATCTCGTCGAAGAAGATGATCACCGGGCGCCCCTCCCCTGCGAGCTCGCGGGCGCGCTCAAAGATGAGGCGGATCCTGCGCTCCGTCTCGCCGACGTACTTATTCAGCAGTTCCGGCCCCTTGACGTTGAGGAAGTGCGCCGAGCCGCCGTCGCCGATGCGCGTCGACAGTGAATTCGCCACCGCTTTCGCGATCAACGTCTTGCCGCACCCCGGCGGGCCGTAGAGCAGCACGCCTTTCGGCGGCTTCAGATCATAGGTCTTGTACAGATCCGGGTGCGTGAACGGAAGCTCCACTGAGTCACGGATGGTTTCGATCTGGCTATGCAGACCGCCGATATCGTCGTAGGTCACGTCCGGAATCTCCTCAAGCGAGAGCTGGTTGACTTCCGTCTTCGGGATCCTTTCGAAGGCGTATCCCGCCTTGGCATCGATCAGCAGCGTGTCGCCTGCGCGGGCTTTTTCCTGGAGCCTCTGCGTCAGGTGCACGACTTGCTCGGCACCTTGCATATCCGCGACGATCGCGCGGTCGTGGCCGATGCGCTCGGAAAGCGTCGCCAACTGGCCGGTCGTGGAGAACCCGCACGCCTCCACGACGACCGAGCCTTCCCCGAGACGGACCAGCCCGCCCGGTGCCAGCGTCCCTGGCTCCACCGACGGCGAAACGTTCAGCCGCATGCGGCGGCCAGAGGTGAACACCTCCGCCTCGGTGCCACGACGCGCAGGAGCAAGGTAGATCCCGTAGGTTGATGCCGGGTCGCCGAGCGCCTCCACCTGGGCGTTCAGGTCCTGCAGTTTGTCCCGCGAACTCTTGAGCAGCTCTGCCAGTTGCTTGTTCCGCGCGGACAGGGCGCGGTTCTGCGCCTTCAGCTCTGCGAGGCTCAGACCGGTAGTGCTGTCAGCCCCGCTCGAGCGGGCTGCAGGATGGGAATTTCGGGTGCTCCGGGACTCCGTCATACCTACCGAGCTTATCGACGAGCCCGGCGCTGAGGACGCGGCGGGGTCACGCCGTCGGCAAGCCGGCGCGTCCACACCAGGAACGCGGTGTGCGCGTTCATGCGGTGCTCCGGGCGGGTGGCCAATCCCTCGACCTTCCATTCGCGCAAGAGCGTCTCCCAGGAGCGGGGCTCGGTGAAGCACTTCGCTTCGCGGATTGTTTCGACGATATTCATCAGCTGCGGGACCGTGGCCACGTACGTCATGAATACGCCGCCGGGGATGAGCACGTCTTTGACCGTGTCGATGAAGTGCCACGGCTCAACCATGTCCAAGATGACGCGGTCAACCGGACCGCCGAGATCCTCGGTGGTGATCTCCCCGAAATCGCCGAGCTTGGGCGTCCACCACTCGGGTTCGCCGCCGAAGTAGTCGGAAACATTGTCGCGGGCGTAGGCGAGGTGGTCGTCGCGGATTTCGTAGGAGAACACGTGGCCTTGCGGCCCGACGGCGCGCAGCAGCGACATCGTCAGCGCGCCGGAGCCAGCGCCCGCCTCGAGCACGCGCGCGCCCATGAAGATATCGCCCTCCACGAGAATCTGGCCGGCATCCTTCGGGTAGATGACGGCAGCGCCGCGCGGCATGGACAGCACATGGTCGACGAGCAGGTGGCGGAAGCAGAGGAAGTCGGCGCCGAGCGTCGACTTCGCGACTGTTCCCTCATCCGCCCCGATAATGTCGTCGTGGTTGACGATGCCCTTGTGAGAGTGGAACTGTCCGCCCGGGGTGAGCTCGATGGTGAAATGGCGGCGCTTCGCGTCCGTCAGCTGGACTTTATCGCCGGGTTGGAAAGGTCCGGAGTACATCGTTCTCCTTTTGAGCTCGTGGGAAGGTCGCGGTGGCCACGTTGCGTTGCGGTGCTTTACGCGCCAGAAAAGTATGCCGTAAGAGCCTCGGTGAACCATAGCTGGTCCTGGATGCCGACGAGTTCGCGCGCCGAGTGCATCGACAGCAGCGACACGCCCACATCGACGGTGGGAATGCCCAGACGCGTCGCGGAAATCGGCCCGATCGTCGACCCGCACGGCACAGCATTGTGCCCGACGAAGGTCTGCACCGGCACATTCGCGGCGCGGCACGCGCGGATCCACGCCGCCTCCGTCGCGGCGTCGGATGCGTAACGCTGGTTGGCGTTTATCTTCAGCACCGGGCCGCGGTTCATCAGCGGGCGGTGCGTCGGGTCGTGCTTGCCCGGGTAGTTCGGGTGCACGGCGTGCGCCGCGTCAGCCGAGGCGAGCAGCGAGTTGGCGTAGACCTCGAGCGGGTCGGCGTGGAGGGACGCAGCGATCTTCGACAGGACGCGCTCGAGCAGAGGCCCGCCGGCACCGGTCGTCGATGCGGAGCCGACCTCTTCGTGGTTGAACGCGGCCAGCACGAGAACCTCTTCAGCATCGCCCGACGAGGCCGCCGCGAGCATCGCCTTCAGCGACGCGTGGACACTGCTCAAATTGTCCATCCGCCCGCCCGCCAGGGTGTCGCCGAGGACCTCGGGACGCTGCGCGTCACCCGAAATGAGCTCGTGGGACACGATGTCGTCGGCGCTCACCTCGGCGCCGTCAGGCCCGGTCACGCCATCGGCGCGCAGCTGCTCGGCAACGATCTCGAGCATTGGCCGGTCCACGCCCATCACTGGCTGCGTGTGCAGCTGGCGGTCGATTTCGGGGGCGTCGCCGCGGTAGAGGTGGATTGCCAGATTCGGCACGCGGGCGATGGGAGGGGTGGAGACGGTGTGGGTGGTGCCGTCGAGAAGCGCGACGCGTCCTGCGAAGCGCAACTCGCGGTCGAACCACGAGCTTAGGATCGGCCCGCCGTAGACTTCGACGGCGAGCTGCCGGAACCCTTCGCGCACGACGTCGGGGTCAGGCTTGAGCATGAGCCCCGGTGAGTCCGTGTGCGAGCCG
This window contains:
- a CDS encoding M18 family aminopeptidase, translating into MQISDFADFLAASPSAFHAAENVRDELVAAGFGEDTETTPGGHVLVQGGAVVAWWVPERPRAAMRIIGSHTDSPGLMLKPDPDVVREGFRQLAVEVYGGPILSSWFDRELRFAGRVALLDGTTHTVSTPPIARVPNLAIHLYRGDAPEIDRQLHTQPVMGVDRPMLEIVAEQLRADGVTGPDGAEVSADDIVSHELISGDAQRPEVLGDTLAGGRMDNLSSVHASLKAMLAAASSGDAEEVLVLAAFNHEEVGSASTTGAGGPLLERVLSKIAASLHADPLEVYANSLLASADAAHAVHPNYPGKHDPTHRPLMNRGPVLKINANQRYASDAATEAAWIRACRAANVPVQTFVGHNAVPCGSTIGPISATRLGIPTVDVGVSLLSMHSARELVGIQDQLWFTEALTAYFSGA
- the arc gene encoding proteasome ATPase, with the translated sequence MTESRSTRNSHPAARSSGADSTTGLSLAELKAQNRALSARNKQLAELLKSSRDKLQDLNAQVEALGDPASTYGIYLAPARRGTEAEVFTSGRRMRLNVSPSVEPGTLAPGGLVRLGEGSVVVEACGFSTTGQLATLSERIGHDRAIVADMQGAEQVVHLTQRLQEKARAGDTLLIDAKAGYAFERIPKTEVNQLSLEEIPDVTYDDIGGLHSQIETIRDSVELPFTHPDLYKTYDLKPPKGVLLYGPPGCGKTLIAKAVANSLSTRIGDGGSAHFLNVKGPELLNKYVGETERRIRLIFERARELAGEGRPVIIFFDEMESIFRTRGSGVSSDMETTVVPQLLTEIDGVEDIANVIVIGATNREELIDPAILRPGRLDIKIRIDRPDRAEAREIFARYLTDSVPHEESTEMLIDAAVDKLFAPRPFVKLTLVDGTAETLHYADFVSGAMIANIVDRAKKLAIKAEIDGQGRGVTAEHLRAAVRAEQDESEDMPNVSNPDEWARITGRTGKRVVAAEVL
- a CDS encoding tRNA (adenine-N1)-methyltransferase → MYSGPFQPGDKVQLTDAKRRHFTIELTPGGQFHSHKGIVNHDDIIGADEGTVAKSTLGADFLCFRHLLVDHVLSMPRGAAVIYPKDAGQILVEGDIFMGARVLEAGAGSGALTMSLLRAVGPQGHVFSYEIRDDHLAYARDNVSDYFGGEPEWWTPKLGDFGEITTEDLGGPVDRVILDMVEPWHFIDTVKDVLIPGGVFMTYVATVPQLMNIVETIREAKCFTEPRSWETLLREWKVEGLATRPEHRMNAHTAFLVWTRRLADGVTPPRPQRRARR
- a CDS encoding PLP-dependent aminotransferase family protein, whose amino-acid sequence is MLIDVTRSLPIPLTAQVAASLRSAIASGSLRPGDEVPSTRVLARQAGVSRGTVVTAYDQLVSEGYLVATQGAPTRVNPSLPAAQDAETPRASGFGLSRTSQPRQPAPTPATATHRRPTATISLKPSSGQAGAIRPAAWRQAWREAAAEPGIATEPTGQEQLREAIAEHLRMGRGLNVDKHDVVVTGGTREGLVLALMALGSGTRLRVGVEDPGHPGLRNVVPLTGNTVVPCAVDEAGVDIDLTPDDLDALLVTPSYQYPLGASMPAARRRALLDWAAATGTVIIEDDFNAELRYRTSPVPPLAALRDEADVVTLGTFTTLLNRSAASGYVAASAPLADGIRRTRTVMGMPVSAVTQLAIAHLLRNGHVRRNTKAVHNRLAKRREIVAAEIIPELTRRGATVTEMAESNGVDLAITFPSPAARDAYARELSDQGIESGRLDALWSGRDDGLIVSFAHLTEPDFRRVLEVMRSGSST